In a genomic window of Taylorella equigenitalis ATCC 35865:
- a CDS encoding DNA topoisomerase III, protein MSKTLVIAEKPSVATDLSKALGTFKKETGFYENDHYVISSSVGHLLTLFNPDDAVRGKWSFTNLPAIPSKKFEIQPIDKKSKERLTLLVKLIKRADIELIINACDAGREGELIFRYIMQYAKVKKPIKRLWLQSMTKQAIQEAFENLRSDESMKPLEDSARSRAEADWLIGINGTRAMTAFNSKGGGFNKTPIGRVQTPTLAIVYDRDQKIRAYEPKDYWEVVATFVASAGVYEGKWFDPEFKKNPKDPDARESRLWDANTAKTIVLACKGKEGTVTEETKENTQNSPILFDLTTLQREANSKFGYSAKTTLALAQALYEKHKLITYPRTDSRYLPEDYLNTVKENIKSMSSDSSSLHTGHKEFAQKIISNKWVKSNKRIFNNSKVSDHFAIIPTSNSTATLSEAEFKVYDLICKRFMAVFYPPAIYNVTTRITEVISYKFKTEGKILVSPGWLEIYGREEMDETLPPIKANETVLTESIESIQNKTKPPAHFNEATLLSAMEGAGKLVDSDDLREAMSERGLGTPATRASIIEGLISEQYLRREGKDLITTIKTKQLMTLLHGLSINELTSPELTGEWEYKLRQIEEGNLDRDKFMQEIAKNTQIIVKRAKEYEHDTVPGDYATLETPCPVCGGVIKENYRRYACTDCDFSITKNPGSRPFETAEVEEFLTNRSIGPLSGFISKMGRPFAAILKLTDDNKLEFDFGNDNAQEKEDIDLTALEPVGKCPKCSSNVYDTGLNYACEKQIKDKSCDFKSGKVILQQEIPLEQMQKLLSNGRTDLLEKFISNRTKRAFKAYLVLEKNGNVGFEFEKKSSTGRKSSKK, encoded by the coding sequence ATGAGTAAAACTCTAGTAATAGCTGAGAAACCATCAGTTGCCACTGACTTATCCAAAGCCCTAGGTACCTTTAAAAAGGAGACGGGCTTTTACGAAAACGATCATTATGTCATATCATCTAGTGTAGGTCACCTTCTTACCCTATTTAATCCAGATGATGCTGTCAGAGGTAAGTGGTCATTTACAAACCTTCCTGCTATTCCATCAAAGAAATTTGAAATTCAGCCGATTGATAAAAAATCCAAAGAGCGTCTTACATTATTGGTTAAGCTTATAAAAAGAGCTGATATAGAGTTAATTATTAATGCATGTGATGCTGGACGCGAAGGTGAACTTATCTTCCGCTACATCATGCAGTACGCAAAGGTTAAAAAACCAATTAAGCGTCTTTGGCTTCAGTCTATGACTAAACAAGCCATACAAGAAGCTTTTGAAAATTTGCGATCAGATGAAAGCATGAAACCTCTCGAGGATTCTGCTAGATCTAGGGCAGAGGCTGACTGGCTTATAGGTATAAATGGCACTAGAGCCATGACTGCATTTAATAGCAAGGGTGGCGGATTTAATAAAACACCCATAGGACGAGTTCAAACTCCGACTTTGGCTATAGTATATGATAGAGACCAAAAGATTAGAGCCTACGAACCTAAGGATTATTGGGAGGTTGTAGCTACTTTTGTAGCTAGTGCAGGCGTATATGAAGGGAAATGGTTTGATCCTGAGTTTAAGAAGAACCCAAAAGATCCCGATGCTAGAGAGAGCCGACTTTGGGATGCAAATACTGCTAAAACCATAGTACTAGCTTGTAAGGGCAAAGAAGGAACCGTAACCGAAGAAACAAAAGAAAATACACAAAATTCGCCGATTCTTTTTGATTTAACTACACTTCAAAGAGAGGCTAACTCTAAATTTGGTTATTCTGCTAAGACTACCTTAGCTCTTGCTCAAGCATTATACGAAAAACACAAACTAATTACATATCCCCGTACTGACTCGAGATATTTGCCCGAGGACTACTTAAATACCGTAAAAGAAAACATAAAATCCATGTCTTCGGATTCTTCCAGTCTACATACTGGACATAAAGAATTTGCTCAAAAAATAATTTCTAACAAGTGGGTAAAATCAAATAAAAGAATTTTTAACAATAGTAAGGTTTCTGATCACTTTGCTATTATCCCGACATCAAATTCTACTGCAACTTTAAGCGAGGCAGAGTTTAAAGTCTATGATTTGATTTGTAAAAGATTCATGGCAGTTTTTTATCCACCTGCTATCTATAATGTAACGACACGTATAACCGAAGTAATTTCCTACAAATTTAAAACAGAAGGAAAAATTTTAGTGTCCCCTGGTTGGTTGGAAATATATGGTCGTGAGGAGATGGACGAGACATTGCCGCCAATTAAGGCAAATGAAACTGTACTGACAGAGTCAATTGAAAGCATCCAAAATAAAACTAAACCGCCTGCTCATTTTAATGAGGCTACGTTATTGTCAGCTATGGAGGGTGCAGGAAAGCTTGTGGATTCAGATGACTTGAGGGAGGCTATGTCTGAGAGGGGCTTAGGTACCCCTGCTACGCGTGCAAGCATAATTGAAGGGCTTATTAGTGAACAGTATCTTCGCCGTGAAGGGAAAGATTTAATTACAACTATCAAAACAAAACAATTGATGACGCTTTTGCATGGTCTGTCTATCAACGAGCTCACTTCTCCCGAACTTACAGGTGAATGGGAGTACAAGCTACGTCAAATTGAGGAAGGCAATTTAGATCGTGATAAGTTTATGCAAGAGATTGCTAAAAACACGCAAATTATCGTTAAAAGGGCTAAAGAGTATGAGCACGATACCGTACCTGGGGATTATGCGACGCTTGAAACTCCTTGCCCTGTTTGTGGTGGTGTGATCAAAGAGAATTATCGTCGATATGCCTGTACAGATTGCGATTTTTCTATAACTAAAAATCCTGGATCGAGACCATTTGAGACGGCAGAGGTAGAGGAGTTTCTTACGAATCGCTCTATCGGTCCGCTTTCAGGTTTTATAAGTAAAATGGGTCGCCCTTTTGCTGCCATATTAAAACTTACAGACGATAATAAGTTGGAGTTCGATTTTGGCAATGATAACGCACAAGAAAAAGAAGATATTGATCTCACCGCACTTGAACCTGTGGGCAAATGTCCTAAGTGCTCTTCAAACGTTTATGACACTGGTCTAAATTATGCCTGCGAAAAACAGATAAAAGACAAATCATGTGATTTCAAATCTGGTAAAGTGATTCTGCAACAAGAAATTCCTCTTGAGCAGATGCAGAAGTTATTGAGTAATGGTCGAACTGATTTGTTGGAAAAATTCATTTCCAATAGAACAAAAAGAGCATTCAAAGCCTACCTAGTTCTAGAAAAAAATGGTAATGTAGGATTTGAATTTGAGAAGAAATCTAGTACTGGTAGAAAGTCTAGTAAAAAATAA
- a CDS encoding Smg family protein has translation MFNVLLHIMENYQTPDNCPTVDILYKHLSDAGFCDDEIDDAMDWLMLLTETCEQATNFNHPQSIRAFTDREFRHIGVEGIHYLQSLDLQGALPPYVREVVVNYCMAINSEFLNLSSMKVLTLLVLWNQNFPVDKHVIQELLATESVIQYN, from the coding sequence ATGTTCAATGTATTGTTGCACATCATGGAGAATTATCAAACGCCAGATAACTGCCCTACGGTAGATATCCTGTATAAGCATCTCTCAGACGCAGGGTTTTGCGATGATGAAATTGATGATGCCATGGATTGGCTCATGCTTCTGACAGAGACCTGTGAGCAAGCTACAAATTTTAATCACCCACAAAGTATTAGAGCATTTACAGATAGAGAATTTAGGCATATCGGGGTTGAGGGTATCCATTACTTGCAATCACTTGATTTACAGGGAGCATTGCCACCATACGTTCGAGAAGTTGTTGTTAACTACTGTATGGCCATAAATTCGGAATTCCTAAACCTATCAAGCATGAAAGTTCTGACGCTTCTAGTTTTATGGAATCAGAATTTCCCAGTAGATAAACACGTAATTCAAGAGCTATTAGCAACTGAAAGTGTCATCCAGTACAACTAA
- a CDS encoding ferredoxin--NADP reductase, with protein MSSSAFMEGKVLSVHHWTDRLFSFTTTRDPSFRFKSGHFTMIGLRVDGKPLLRAYSIASPNWEETLEFLSIKVQDGPLTSKLQHIQPGDTIIIGRKPTGTLLLDYLLPAKRLYLLSTGTGLAPFLSITRDPETYEKFDEVILCHGVREVKELAYYDLFTKDLLEHEFLGEMVREKLKYYPTVTREEFRNTGRLTTLIENGKLFQDLDVPPLNPETDRVMICGSQAMLADLKRMCEERNFIEGNTTKPGHFVIERAFVTT; from the coding sequence ATGTCATCTTCTGCCTTCATGGAAGGTAAAGTTCTTTCAGTTCATCACTGGACGGACAGATTGTTTAGCTTTACTACTACAAGAGACCCATCATTTAGGTTTAAAAGCGGTCACTTTACTATGATAGGGCTTAGGGTAGACGGAAAGCCATTACTTAGAGCATACAGCATTGCCAGCCCAAATTGGGAGGAGACACTTGAATTCCTTAGCATTAAGGTACAGGACGGACCTCTAACTTCAAAACTACAACATATACAGCCTGGTGATACTATCATTATTGGCAGAAAACCAACTGGTACACTTTTACTAGATTACTTACTTCCCGCTAAAAGGCTCTATCTTCTTTCAACTGGCACTGGTTTGGCACCATTTTTAAGTATCACGCGTGATCCTGAAACTTATGAAAAGTTTGATGAAGTAATTTTATGCCATGGTGTACGTGAAGTAAAAGAGCTTGCTTACTACGATTTATTTACCAAGGATCTCCTCGAGCATGAATTTCTAGGGGAGATGGTGAGAGAAAAACTTAAGTACTATCCTACAGTTACTCGTGAAGAATTTAGAAACACAGGGCGCCTAACTACATTAATCGAAAACGGAAAATTATTTCAGGACCTTGATGTTCCTCCATTAAACCCCGAAACTGATAGAGTTATGATTTGTGGCTCTCAAGCCATGCTTGCAGACCTTAAAAGAATGTGTGAGGAACGCAATTTTATTGAAGGTAACACCACAAAACCTGGTCACTTTGTAATAGAAAGAGCATTTGTAACTACTTAA
- a CDS encoding UvrD-helicase domain-containing protein gives MKAILIEGVAGSGKTTYITKLAKSLVSTKPALLLTFSRTGRDVLKSYLEKEGLKHHHVMTIDGLANSLLTRLGSKQFLLKEEYVLKNILPCLYKLSVDQLYYSGYLSENNIEIHASNLTSLKALMHDMRFYRAAAVDKYDSNPDIIYDLIGGNLTHNAMVVRRVLSNYDGFRTTWLPDDHDLLIQEDGLYGELDDYWDVEHGFRLPTDIVHDLVELLKDNPIEELIDTYPLIAIDEYHDTNPKQFEFLRLLSTRTNNFVAVGDKFQNIFEWRGSNTEVLFESFLTEFKSECTYLNHSYRYGQNLSAKAGNVISRPIVPMVEHETEIEKFNPKKTSKEVTTVISKDYVQSMMAQFYMFTETKKKSNTPLYYSMGVALISLLFFMRYPYNVPKRHFLEKLLPSHFRTLIDLPFCFLDEDTKEEIYKSIATKNKPFVAVLNLLQSHVNCYFYDSDVYDKRFVEGFKRFFDEDLKDKKMYEVMSEFENLTQLFRMASNALLGHQIGWASWVGLKEDAYSRDYTFGSWPDQLDVFKRRYSEGKGMDFLTVTEAKGREFEQAILFGVDSECNKFRGEASNLGRNQFYIAITRVKKNLFYIDCPDEYIFDKNGYQDLHNHMRVGSLDRISEENGSTKNIALSELRTISKNIKDKNIKFDLNPLEHLIK, from the coding sequence ATGAAAGCAATTTTAATCGAAGGTGTCGCAGGTAGCGGCAAAACAACGTATATAACTAAGCTTGCAAAGTCTTTGGTTTCCACAAAACCCGCACTACTTCTGACTTTCAGCAGAACTGGAAGAGATGTATTAAAAAGTTACCTAGAAAAGGAAGGTCTAAAACATCATCACGTGATGACCATTGACGGATTAGCAAATTCATTGCTAACTAGATTAGGGTCAAAGCAGTTTTTACTTAAGGAAGAATATGTTCTTAAAAATATTCTTCCATGCTTATATAAGTTAAGTGTAGATCAGCTTTATTATTCTGGCTATCTTAGCGAAAATAATATAGAAATTCATGCTTCAAATCTTACGAGCTTAAAAGCTCTTATGCATGATATGCGGTTTTATAGAGCGGCCGCAGTAGATAAGTACGACTCAAACCCAGACATTATTTACGATCTAATTGGAGGTAATCTAACACATAACGCAATGGTTGTAAGAAGGGTGCTTTCAAATTACGACGGTTTTAGGACTACATGGCTACCTGATGACCATGATTTACTAATCCAAGAAGACGGACTTTATGGCGAACTTGATGATTACTGGGATGTTGAGCATGGTTTCCGTCTACCTACGGATATAGTCCATGACCTAGTAGAGCTACTCAAGGACAACCCAATTGAAGAATTGATAGATACTTACCCCCTGATAGCTATAGATGAATATCACGACACAAACCCAAAACAGTTCGAATTTTTAAGACTTCTATCTACTAGAACAAATAATTTTGTGGCTGTAGGTGATAAATTTCAAAATATTTTTGAATGGCGCGGATCCAACACAGAGGTCCTATTTGAAAGCTTTTTAACAGAATTTAAGTCTGAATGCACATATCTAAACCACAGTTATAGATATGGTCAAAATTTATCAGCCAAAGCTGGCAATGTTATCTCACGCCCTATCGTGCCTATGGTTGAACATGAAACGGAAATCGAAAAATTTAATCCTAAAAAAACTAGCAAGGAAGTAACTACAGTTATCTCTAAGGATTATGTTCAAAGCATGATGGCTCAGTTTTATATGTTTACTGAGACTAAAAAGAAATCAAATACGCCTCTTTATTATTCTATGGGCGTAGCTTTGATTTCATTATTGTTTTTTATGCGTTATCCCTACAATGTGCCTAAAAGACATTTTTTAGAAAAATTGCTACCTAGCCATTTCAGGACTCTTATAGATCTGCCATTTTGTTTTTTGGATGAAGATACTAAAGAGGAAATATACAAAAGCATTGCCACTAAAAATAAACCATTTGTAGCCGTTTTAAATTTATTGCAGTCTCATGTAAATTGTTATTTTTATGATTCCGATGTTTATGATAAAAGATTTGTAGAAGGGTTTAAGAGGTTTTTCGATGAGGACCTTAAGGATAAGAAAATGTATGAGGTTATGTCGGAATTTGAAAATCTTACGCAACTGTTTAGAATGGCCTCTAATGCACTTCTTGGACATCAGATAGGATGGGCTTCTTGGGTAGGTTTAAAGGAGGATGCTTATTCTAGGGATTACACATTTGGTAGTTGGCCTGATCAGTTGGACGTTTTTAAGCGTAGATATAGTGAAGGTAAAGGGATGGATTTCTTAACTGTAACCGAGGCTAAAGGTAGAGAGTTCGAGCAAGCCATTTTGTTTGGTGTTGATTCTGAGTGCAATAAGTTTAGAGGAGAGGCATCTAATTTAGGGAGAAATCAGTTTTATATTGCCATAACTAGAGTTAAGAAAAATTTATTTTATATAGACTGTCCTGATGAATATATTTTTGATAAAAATGGATATCAGGACTTGCATAATCATATGAGAGTAGGAAGCTTAGATAGAATTTCTGAAGAAAATGGATCAACTAAGAATATTGCCCTAAGTGAGCTTAGGACAATATCTAAAAATATCAAGGATAAAAATATAAAATTTGATCTGAATCCTCTAGAACACTTAATTAAGTAG
- the hemN gene encoding oxygen-independent coproporphyrinogen III oxidase: protein MQNLIQKYNIPGPRYTSYPTVPYWDENTFSTDAYLESLKKSFKESNSKEGISIYIHLPFCEQLCTFCACHKRITKKHTVEDTYIEAVLCEWGGYLDLFDEVVNIKEIHLGGGTPTFFSPQNLRKLIEGLFEGGRAVVAPGHSFSFEGHPNNTTVEHLKTLYDLGFRRASFGVQDYDPIVQKAINRKQLYDDVVQITNAAREIGFESISHDLVFGLPFQNWERMELTIRKTIDLKPDRLAFYSYAHVPWIKGVGQRGFDEGDLPSGEEKRQLYEKGKLLLQELGYVEVGMDHFSLPTDELYQSMLNKKIHRNFMGYTSSSTQVMVGLGASSIGDSWYGFVQNLKEVEQYYEGLNKGFPFLRGHILNKEDLIIRRHILNLMCLLETSWAAPSLQFDELPSVLERLEEMKSDGLLEINPDGIRVTDKGRAYVRNICMAFDLRMLRNQPETRIFSMTV from the coding sequence ATGCAAAATCTTATACAAAAGTACAATATACCTGGTCCTAGATACACCAGCTATCCTACCGTTCCTTATTGGGACGAAAATACATTTTCAACTGATGCATACCTTGAATCGTTAAAAAAAAGTTTTAAGGAATCAAATTCAAAAGAAGGTATCAGCATATATATACACCTGCCATTTTGTGAGCAACTTTGTACATTTTGTGCCTGTCATAAGCGAATCACCAAAAAGCATACGGTAGAAGATACGTATATAGAGGCTGTTTTATGTGAGTGGGGGGGTTATTTAGATTTATTCGATGAAGTTGTAAATATAAAAGAGATTCATCTAGGCGGGGGAACTCCCACATTTTTTAGTCCTCAAAATTTGCGAAAACTTATAGAAGGGCTATTTGAAGGGGGGCGTGCAGTTGTGGCCCCTGGCCATAGTTTTAGTTTTGAAGGCCATCCAAACAACACTACAGTTGAACACCTTAAAACTCTTTATGACTTAGGGTTTAGAAGGGCAAGTTTTGGTGTTCAAGATTATGATCCAATCGTTCAAAAAGCAATCAACAGAAAACAGCTTTATGATGATGTTGTCCAAATTACAAATGCTGCTCGTGAGATAGGTTTTGAGAGCATAAGCCATGATTTAGTTTTTGGATTGCCATTTCAAAATTGGGAGCGCATGGAGCTTACTATACGTAAGACTATTGATTTAAAACCAGACAGGCTTGCATTTTATAGTTATGCACATGTACCTTGGATTAAGGGTGTAGGGCAACGCGGATTTGATGAAGGTGACTTGCCATCGGGTGAGGAAAAGCGTCAGTTATATGAAAAAGGTAAATTGCTACTTCAAGAGTTAGGTTATGTTGAAGTTGGTATGGACCACTTTTCATTGCCAACAGACGAACTTTATCAGTCTATGCTAAACAAAAAAATACACCGCAATTTTATGGGATATACATCTTCTAGCACACAAGTGATGGTAGGCTTGGGTGCGTCCTCTATAGGCGATTCATGGTATGGATTTGTACAGAACCTCAAAGAAGTCGAACAGTATTATGAAGGACTTAATAAGGGATTTCCTTTTTTAAGAGGGCATATTTTAAACAAAGAGGACTTAATAATAAGAAGACATATTCTCAATTTAATGTGCCTTCTCGAGACAAGTTGGGCAGCCCCTAGTTTGCAGTTCGATGAGCTACCATCGGTTTTAGAGAGGCTTGAGGAGATGAAGTCTGACGGACTTTTAGAAATTAATCCAGATGGTATTAGGGTTACTGATAAGGGTCGTGCTTATGTACGAAATATCTGCATGGCATTTGATCTACGGATGCTTAGAAATCAGCCTGAAACACGCATATTTTCTATGACGGTTTAG
- a CDS encoding DUF945 family protein has protein sequence MNTKFQNSEQVPPVKKSRSNGWIKYLVILLLLIVIGIYPVASYLQGQKSTESIDKQLQNFNSLIKSYGVEGVSFSQKKADDGINVFSTDSIIEIQTPKGTFPLFDVHTEHGPLPFSEIKNGHLSPIKTKQVITLNKTSDFYKAISSAFPNKDKEPLLIKYLHNYDNYIEGEMIVEKIYVNVNQQGSIQSEPAYIKFESDYDMNHLSSEFNQAKFLFDVVDKNDRFYYELTNLKANTKFEQLDLGKWNLEQVTQIDSQIQKFGNVELKLNKGDGRVVITHDPVNSRFYSLQNISDVLLQDRPFGSYKIEMDLDNLSSNAFKKLGNTLGTIFKEVVDLQKTKPNISNDELNDLVGKKHGGEFLDIVMSFLSSSPKLNYSINLQNASGKFDLSYGLETNPAPSPEALKGSSSMIFLSMLKNAYLKAQFNGYWLDDILKEAVQFWAMKNKKPGASEEHKKELSDLVHNLQKYWVQSGLMKAPEDAPSFSVTFFPNSSNIEKSEVNYNGEQITVPEFLARMQGSLVTLKMLLDQAHFEERIGTIFQSYGEVKNPIPQNEFKLP, from the coding sequence ATGAATACAAAGTTTCAAAATAGTGAGCAAGTGCCACCGGTAAAGAAATCTAGAAGTAATGGATGGATTAAATATTTAGTTATTCTTCTTTTGCTTATAGTTATTGGTATTTATCCAGTAGCCAGTTATTTACAAGGGCAAAAATCAACTGAGTCTATTGATAAGCAACTTCAAAATTTCAATAGCCTTATTAAATCTTATGGTGTAGAGGGCGTTTCATTTTCACAGAAAAAGGCTGATGATGGTATAAATGTTTTTTCAACTGATTCCATTATTGAAATACAAACTCCAAAAGGGACATTTCCTCTATTTGATGTGCATACGGAACATGGACCATTGCCATTTAGTGAAATTAAAAATGGTCACCTATCTCCAATCAAAACAAAACAAGTCATTACTTTAAATAAAACTTCGGATTTTTATAAAGCTATATCTTCAGCTTTCCCTAATAAGGATAAAGAGCCACTACTGATTAAGTACCTTCATAATTACGATAACTATATTGAAGGTGAAATGATAGTAGAAAAGATTTACGTAAATGTAAACCAACAAGGTTCTATTCAATCTGAGCCTGCATATATCAAATTTGAGTCTGATTATGATATGAATCACTTAAGCTCAGAATTTAATCAAGCCAAATTTTTATTTGATGTTGTCGATAAAAATGATCGCTTCTATTACGAGTTAACAAACCTAAAAGCAAATACTAAATTTGAACAACTTGACCTTGGAAAATGGAACTTGGAACAAGTTACCCAAATAGATTCACAAATTCAAAAATTTGGCAACGTAGAACTTAAGTTAAATAAAGGCGATGGTAGAGTGGTTATTACTCACGACCCAGTCAACTCTCGTTTTTATTCTTTACAAAACATATCTGATGTTCTCCTTCAAGATAGACCATTTGGTAGCTATAAGATTGAGATGGACCTTGATAATTTAAGTTCTAATGCCTTTAAGAAATTAGGAAATACATTAGGTACGATTTTCAAAGAAGTGGTTGATTTGCAAAAAACAAAGCCTAACATTTCTAATGATGAATTAAATGATTTAGTTGGTAAAAAGCATGGCGGCGAATTCTTGGATATTGTAATGAGCTTTTTAAGCTCATCTCCAAAATTAAATTATTCAATAAATCTACAAAATGCTTCTGGAAAATTTGATTTAAGTTATGGTCTAGAGACTAACCCTGCTCCTTCGCCTGAGGCTTTGAAGGGTTCATCATCTATGATTTTTTTAAGTATGCTTAAAAATGCCTATCTCAAGGCACAGTTTAATGGTTATTGGCTAGATGATATCCTAAAAGAAGCAGTTCAATTCTGGGCTATGAAAAATAAAAAACCAGGTGCTTCAGAGGAACATAAAAAAGAATTATCCGACTTAGTTCACAATCTTCAAAAATATTGGGTACAAAGTGGTCTTATGAAAGCTCCTGAAGATGCACCTAGCTTTAGTGTTACTTTTTTCCCTAACTCTTCTAATATAGAAAAATCGGAAGTTAACTATAATGGAGAACAGATTACTGTGCCAGAGTTTTTAGCTAGAATGCAGGGATCATTAGTAACTTTAAAAATGCTTCTTGACCAAGCTCACTTCGAGGAAAGAATTGGAACCATTTTTCAATCTTACGGAGAAGTAAAAAATCCAATTCCTCAAAATGAATTTAAACTGCCCTAA
- the gluQRS gene encoding tRNA glutamyl-Q(34) synthetase GluQRS, whose product MSSSTTKYIGRFAPSPSGPLHLGSLLAATASYLDAKAHNGRWLLRIEDIDTPRVVVGADSTIMRQLEYYGMHWDGAVLYQSNRLNRYEEIFQYLQLENRIYGCSCTRKETADRRYDGRCRNGSALPPRSWRLIMPDLLISFEDRIAGLVKQNPYKDVGDIIVKRADGLFAYQLVVVIDDADQCVTDIVRGSDLLDSTCRQIAIQNYINAPEPAYMHVPLILDEFGRKLSKQNHAEAIDAQCSNPLINLNLCLEHLGFKKLDTKNMTTSDFWEEATKIWASKYHKQTAP is encoded by the coding sequence GTGTCATCCAGTACAACTAAATATATAGGTCGTTTTGCCCCAAGCCCAAGTGGACCACTTCACTTGGGCTCTTTACTTGCAGCTACAGCAAGTTATCTAGATGCAAAAGCCCATAACGGTAGATGGCTTCTACGAATTGAAGATATCGACACCCCTAGAGTCGTGGTTGGGGCTGATTCTACAATTATGCGACAACTCGAATACTATGGCATGCATTGGGATGGTGCGGTCCTATATCAGTCGAATAGATTAAATAGGTATGAGGAAATTTTCCAATATTTGCAACTTGAAAATCGGATTTATGGTTGCTCCTGCACTAGAAAAGAAACGGCTGATAGGCGGTATGACGGAAGATGCAGAAACGGGTCAGCATTGCCACCTAGATCATGGAGGCTAATTATGCCCGACCTTCTTATTTCTTTTGAGGACAGGATAGCGGGGCTTGTAAAACAAAACCCTTACAAAGATGTAGGCGATATTATCGTTAAGCGTGCGGATGGTTTGTTTGCATACCAACTCGTAGTTGTTATAGATGATGCGGATCAATGTGTGACCGATATCGTGCGAGGGAGTGATTTGCTTGATTCTACATGCAGGCAAATCGCAATTCAGAATTATATCAATGCCCCAGAACCCGCATACATGCATGTTCCACTTATTCTCGATGAATTTGGTCGTAAGCTTTCAAAGCAAAACCATGCTGAAGCAATTGATGCTCAATGTTCAAATCCTCTGATAAATTTAAATCTTTGTTTAGAGCATCTCGGTTTCAAAAAATTAGATACAAAGAATATGACGACAAGCGATTTTTGGGAGGAAGCTACAAAAATCTGGGCTTCTAAATATCATAAGCAAACCGCTCCTTAA
- a CDS encoding class I SAM-dependent methyltransferase: MPKDIRDQLTELKPEQSIALLKELHILTREGKINQDSRRKLKQVYHLYQFILPLMKDVVDSNDGQLLLVDHGAGKSYLGFILYDLFLKSYPKALVFGIESRPELVKKSQELADKLGFTQGMMFYDILVEQALVSDKIPEKVDIVTALHACDTATYDALKFGLKKSAKYIVLVPCCQAEVASVLRRDKGSVLGKTALSELWRHPIHTREFGSHITNVLRCLQLEAMGYQVTVTELVGWEHSMKNELIIAKYIGQKRKSSRERQLDILNSYHLGVLKERFAYDI; encoded by the coding sequence ATGCCTAAGGATATACGCGATCAACTTACAGAGCTTAAGCCAGAGCAAAGCATTGCACTTTTAAAAGAGCTTCATATCTTAACTCGTGAAGGAAAGATTAATCAGGACAGCAGGCGTAAGCTTAAGCAGGTGTATCATCTATATCAGTTTATATTGCCACTTATGAAGGATGTTGTCGATTCAAATGATGGGCAGCTTTTATTAGTGGATCATGGTGCTGGCAAATCTTATCTAGGTTTTATTTTGTACGATTTGTTTCTGAAGTCTTATCCCAAAGCCTTAGTTTTTGGCATAGAATCTAGGCCTGAATTAGTAAAAAAATCACAGGAACTTGCGGATAAATTAGGGTTCACTCAAGGGATGATGTTTTATGATATCCTAGTTGAGCAAGCTTTAGTAAGCGATAAAATCCCTGAGAAAGTGGATATAGTTACGGCACTTCATGCGTGCGACACAGCTACGTATGATGCCTTGAAATTTGGATTAAAAAAATCTGCAAAATACATAGTTTTAGTTCCTTGTTGTCAGGCCGAAGTGGCATCAGTACTACGTCGCGATAAGGGGTCTGTTCTAGGAAAAACCGCCCTTTCAGAGCTATGGAGACATCCAATTCATACGCGTGAATTTGGTTCCCACATTACGAATGTTCTTAGATGTCTACAGTTAGAGGCTATGGGCTATCAGGTCACGGTGACAGAGCTTGTAGGTTGGGAGCACTCTATGAAAAATGAGTTGATCATTGCCAAATATATAGGTCAAAAGCGCAAAAGTTCACGTGAACGTCAGCTCGATATATTGAATTCGTATCATCTTGGGGTTCTTAAGGAGCGGTTTGCTTATGATATTTAG